One window of the Clupea harengus chromosome 20, Ch_v2.0.2, whole genome shotgun sequence genome contains the following:
- the LOC105904204 gene encoding TBC1 domain family member 9B isoform X2, protein MWITPEEVLLANALWVSERANPFFILQRRKGHGKGGGFTGLLVGTLDVVLDSSARVAPYRILHQTGDSQIFWSIACGTSRKEITEHWEWLEANLLQTLSIFDNEDDITTFVKGKIQGIMAEENKSLLAQDDEDSGKFREAELKMRKLFGMPEEEKLVNYYSCSYWKGRVPRQGWLYLTVNHICFYSFLLGKEVTLVVQWTDVTQLEKNATLLFPESVRVSTRGTQHFFSMFLNINDTFKLMEQLANIAMRQLLDNEAFSADRTLPKPCKTLKNVSALKRDLDARAKNERYRALFRLTQDERLDGHTDCTLWTPFAKMHVVGQMFVSNNYICFASREEDMCQLIIPLREVSIVEKADSSSVLPSPLSISTKNKTNFLFANLKDRDFLVQRISDFLQRTPERLWSEGDQLPLSGQSVSQSFSRWSRQLADLGLSQQETPSPTTPTFPSSPPSLGSGEPLHRYYSSDLPTAKHGLLHIYQKDAPEEEMGPKAAKEKMKEESWNIHFFEFGRGVCMYRTSKTRELVLNGIPESLRGELWLLFSGAQNEMATHPGYYAELVEQAMGRCNLATEEIERDLHRSMPEHHAFQNEMGIAALRRVLTAYAYRNPNIGYCQAMNIVTSVLLLYCTEEEAFWLLVALCERMLPDYYNTRVVGALVDQGVFEELTRECLPLLYEHMQDLGVISTISLSWFLTLFLSVMPFHSAVLLVDCFFYEGIKLIFQVSLAVLHANMEQLMASNDEGEAMTILGRYLDNVVNKQTVSPPIPHLHALLTSGDEPPPEIDVFELVKSSYEKFGSLRADVIEQMRFKQRLKVIQSLEDTAKRSVVRAIMTDSAFSIEELEDLYVLFKAKHIMSCYWGASSTATERHDPSLPYLEQYRIDPGQFGELFSVLGPWGCGVHTATLSSRLFRLLDQNKDGLINFKEFVTGLSGMYHGDMTEKLKILYKLHLPPALCPEEAESALEATQFFTDDDTPEGEEVKEAGDSGNGDSEDKKEEKVKDYKYYLRMWAKEKEPKKETIKDLPRMNQEQFIELCKTLYNMFSEDPLEQELYHAIATVASLLLRIGEVGKKFTNNGANKKVLEPQPQPQPSVDGPEKEDSNGEGSSAQSLICKALAEAQLESVGPPGATSGAGGSDEEGKDDTSVSSYSVVSAGELQCEDIADDTVLVGCGGNGSGDRRRGSAPDADWSITFEQVLASMLTEPVLVDYFERKRDILAKMAACKMQRAVERQTSSSSDHELAQLST, encoded by the exons ATGTGGATAACTCCCGAAGAGGTGTTGCTTGCCAACGCTCTGTGGGTTAGCGAAAGGGCGAACCCCTTCTTCATTCTTCAGCGAAGAAAGGGACATGGCAAAGGAGGAGGCTTCACTG GGTTGCTAGTGGGTACGCTGGATGTTGTATTGGACTCCAGTGCTCGTGTGGCTCCCTACAGGATCTTGCATCAGACAGGGGACTCTCAAATCTTCTGGAGCATTGCCTGTG GCACTTCCAGGAAAGAGATCACAGAACACTGGGAGTGGCTGGAGGCCAACCTGCTACAGACGCTGTCAATCTTTGACAATGAAGATGACATCACCACCTTTGTCAAAGGGAAGATACAG gGTATCATGGCAGAGGAGAACAAGAGCCTGCTGGCACAGGACGACGAGGACTCTGGGAAGTTCCGTGAGGCAGAGCTGAAGATGAGGAAGCTGTTTGGTATGCCCGAGGAGGAGAAGCTGGTCAACTACTACTCCTGCAGCTACTGGAAGGGTCGTGTGCCGCGGCAGGGCTGGCTCTACCTCACTGTCAACCACATCTGCTTCTACTCCTTCCTTCTAggaaaagagg tGACTCTGGTGGTGCAGTGGACGGACGTGACTCAGCTGGAGAAGAACGCCACGCTGTTGTTCCCGGAGAGTGTGCGCGTGAGCACGCGCGGCACGCAGCACTTCTTCTCTATGTTCCTGAACATCAACGACACCTTCAAGCTCATGGAGCAGCTGGCCAACATCGCCATGCGCCAGCTGTTGGACAACGAGGCCTTCTCCGCCGACCGCACGCTGCCCAAGCCCTGCAAGACGCTCAAGAATGTCTCTGCACTCAAGAG GGACCTGGATGCCAGGGCAAAGAATGAGCGCTACCGGGCCCTGTTCCGTCTGACCCAGGACGAGCGTCTGGACGGGCACACGGACTGCACGCTCTGGACGCCCTTTGCCAAGATGCATGTGGTGGGCCAGATGTTTGTGTCCAACAACTACATCTGCTTCGCTAGCCGAGAGGAGGACATGTGCCAGCTCATTATCCCTCTGAGGGAG GTGTCAATTGTTGAGAAGGCGGACAGCAGCAGCGTCCTCCCCAGCCCGCTGTCCATCAGCACCAAGAACAAGACGAACTTCCTGTTTGCCAATCTGAAAGACCGGGACTTCCTTGTGCAGCGCATCTCCGACTTTCTGCAGCGCACCCCCGAGCGACTGTGGAGCGAAGGCGATCAGCTCCCGCTGAGCGGCCAATCAGTGAGTCAGTCATTCAGTCGCTGGAGCAGACAATTGGCCGATTTAGGTCTCAGTCAGCAG GAGACTCCGAGCCCCACCACCCCAACCTTTCCGTCCAGCCCTCCCTCTCTGGGGTCGGGGGAGCCCCTGCATCGCTACTACAGCTCTGACCTGCCCACCGCCAAGCATGGCCTCCTCCACATCTACCAGAAGGACGCgccagaggaggagatgggcCCCAAGGCT GCCaaagagaagatgaaggaggagTCCTGGAACATCCACTTCTTTGAGTTTGGGCGTGGAGTGTGCATGTACCGCACCTCCAAGACCCGGGAGCTGGTGCTGAACGGCATCCCAGAGAGCCTGAGGGGAGAGCTGTGGCTGCTCTTCTCTG GAGCTCAGAATGAGATGGCCACTCACCCGGGTTATTACGCCGAGCTGGTGGAGCAGGCCATGGGCCGCTGCAATCTGGCCACGGAGGAGATCGAGAGGGACCTGCACCGCTCCATGCCCGAGCACCATGCCTTCCAGAACGAGATGGGCATTGCCGCGCTCCGGCGCGTACTCACGGCGTACGCCTACCGCAACCCTAATATCGGCTACTGCCAG gcaaTGAACATAGTGACGTCTGTGTTGTTGTTATactgcacagaggaggaggcatTTTGGCTGCTGGTGGccctgtgtgagagaatgttACCTGATTACTATAACACCAGGgttgtag ggGCTCTGGTGGACcagggtgtgtttgaggagcTGACGCGTGAGTGCCTGCCGCTGCTGTACGAGCACATGCAGGACCTGGGCGTGATCTCCACCATCTCGCTGTCCTGGTTCCTCACGCTCTTCCTCAGCGTCATGCCCTTCCACAGCGCCGTGCTGCTGGTCGACTGCTTCTTCTACGAGGGCATCAAGCTCATCTTCCAGGTCTCCCTGGCCGTGCTGCATGCCAACATGGAGCAGCTCATGGCCAGCAACGACGAGGGGGAGGCCATGACCATCCTGGGCAG GTATCTAGATAATGTTGTGAACAAGCAGACGGTGTCTCCGCCCATTCCCCACCTCCATGCCCTGCTGACCAGTGGGGATGAGCCGCCCCCTGAGATTGATGTCTTTGAGCTCGTCAAGTCGTCCTATGAG AAGTTTGGCAGCCTCCGCGCTGATGTTATCGAGCAGATGAGGTTCAAGCAGAGGTTAAAGGTCATCCAGTCCCTGGAGGACACGGCCAAAAgaagtgtg gtgagggcCATCATGACTGACTCGGCCTTCAGCATCGAGGAGCTGGAGGATCTGTATGTTCTGTTCAAG gcCAAGCACATCATGAGCTGCTACTGGGGCGCGAGCAGCACTGCGACGGAGCGCCACGACCCGAGCCTGCCCTACCTGGAGCAGTACCGCATCGACCCGGGCCAGTTTGGCGAGCTCTTCTCGGTACTGGGGCCCTGGGGCTGCGGCGTGCACACGGCCACGCTGTCCTCCCGGCTCTTCCGCCTGCTCGACCAGAACAAGGACGGCCTCATCAACTTCAAGGAGTTTGTCACTGGCCTCA GCGGAATGTATCATGGAGACATGACCGAGAAGCTCAAGATCCTGTACAAACTCCATCTGCCTCCAG ccttgtGTCCAGAAGAGGCAGAGTCCGCACTGGAGGCCACACAATTCTTTACAGACGATGACACACCCGAGG gtgaaGAGGTTAAGGAGGCAGGAGACTCTGGAAATGGAGACTCTGAAGACAAGAAAG AGGAGAAAGTAAAGGACTATAAATATTACCTGAGGATGTGGGCCAAAGAGAAGGAACCCAAAAAAGAGACCATCAAAGACCTGCCCAGGATGAACCAG GAGCAGTTTATTGAGCTCTGTAAGACGCTCTACAACATGTTCAGCGAGGACCCTCTGGAGCAGGAGCTGTACCATGCCATTGCCACTGTGGCCAGCCTGCTGCTGCGCATTGGTGAGGTGGGCAAGAAGTTTACCAACAATGGGGCCAACAAGAAAGTTCTAGAACCCcaacctcagcctcagccttcAGTCGACGGCCCCGAGAAGGAAGACTCCAATGGGGAAGGCAGCTCGGCACAGTCCCTAATCTGCAAGGCCCTGGCGGAGGCCCAGCTGGAGTCAGTGGGGCCCCCAGGTGCGACGTCAGGAGCCGGAGGCTCGGACGAGGAAGGGAAGGACGACACGTCGGTCTCGTCCTATTCGGTCGTGAGTGCCGGCGAGCTGCAGTGCGAGGACATCGCCGACGACACCGTGCTGGTCGGCTGTGGTGGAAATGGGTCAGGGGATAGGAGGCGAGGGAGCGCGCCGGATGCCGACTGGTCCATCACCTTTGAGCAAGTTCTGGCCTCCATGCTGACGGAGCCGGTCCTGGTGGACTACTTTGAGAGGAAGCGGGACATCCTagccaagatggctgcctgcAAGATGCAGAGGGCTGTGGAGAGGCAGACCAGCTCCTCGAGCGACCACGAGCTGGCCCAACTCTCCACTTga
- the LOC105904204 gene encoding TBC1 domain family member 9B isoform X1: MWITPEEVLLANALWVSERANPFFILQRRKGHGKGGGFTGLLVGTLDVVLDSSARVAPYRILHQTGDSQIFWSIACGTSRKEITEHWEWLEANLLQTLSIFDNEDDITTFVKGKIQGIMAEENKSLLAQDDEDSGKFREAELKMRKLFGMPEEEKLVNYYSCSYWKGRVPRQGWLYLTVNHICFYSFLLGKEVTLVVQWTDVTQLEKNATLLFPESVRVSTRGTQHFFSMFLNINDTFKLMEQLANIAMRQLLDNEAFSADRTLPKPCKTLKNVSALKRDLDARAKNERYRALFRLTQDERLDGHTDCTLWTPFAKMHVVGQMFVSNNYICFASREEDMCQLIIPLREVSIVEKADSSSVLPSPLSISTKNKTNFLFANLKDRDFLVQRISDFLQRTPERLWSEGDQLPLSGQSVSQSFSRWSRQLADLGLSQQETPSPTTPTFPSSPPSLGSGEPLHRYYSSDLPTAKHGLLHIYQKDAPEEEMGPKAAKEKMKEESWNIHFFEFGRGVCMYRTSKTRELVLNGIPESLRGELWLLFSGAQNEMATHPGYYAELVEQAMGRCNLATEEIERDLHRSMPEHHAFQNEMGIAALRRVLTAYAYRNPNIGYCQAMNIVTSVLLLYCTEEEAFWLLVALCERMLPDYYNTRVVGALVDQGVFEELTRECLPLLYEHMQDLGVISTISLSWFLTLFLSVMPFHSAVLLVDCFFYEGIKLIFQVSLAVLHANMEQLMASNDEGEAMTILGRYLDNVVNKQTVSPPIPHLHALLTSGDEPPPEIDVFELVKSSYEKFGSLRADVIEQMRFKQRLKVIQSLEDTAKRSVVRAIMTDSAFSIEELEDLYVLFKAKHIMSCYWGASSTATERHDPSLPYLEQYRIDPGQFGELFSVLGPWGCGVHTATLSSRLFRLLDQNKDGLINFKEFVTGLSGMYHGDMTEKLKILYKLHLPPALCPEEAESALEATQFFTDDDTPEDSPFLSHLDFLVQEVTEGEEVKEAGDSGNGDSEDKKEEKVKDYKYYLRMWAKEKEPKKETIKDLPRMNQEQFIELCKTLYNMFSEDPLEQELYHAIATVASLLLRIGEVGKKFTNNGANKKVLEPQPQPQPSVDGPEKEDSNGEGSSAQSLICKALAEAQLESVGPPGATSGAGGSDEEGKDDTSVSSYSVVSAGELQCEDIADDTVLVGCGGNGSGDRRRGSAPDADWSITFEQVLASMLTEPVLVDYFERKRDILAKMAACKMQRAVERQTSSSSDHELAQLST; encoded by the exons ATGTGGATAACTCCCGAAGAGGTGTTGCTTGCCAACGCTCTGTGGGTTAGCGAAAGGGCGAACCCCTTCTTCATTCTTCAGCGAAGAAAGGGACATGGCAAAGGAGGAGGCTTCACTG GGTTGCTAGTGGGTACGCTGGATGTTGTATTGGACTCCAGTGCTCGTGTGGCTCCCTACAGGATCTTGCATCAGACAGGGGACTCTCAAATCTTCTGGAGCATTGCCTGTG GCACTTCCAGGAAAGAGATCACAGAACACTGGGAGTGGCTGGAGGCCAACCTGCTACAGACGCTGTCAATCTTTGACAATGAAGATGACATCACCACCTTTGTCAAAGGGAAGATACAG gGTATCATGGCAGAGGAGAACAAGAGCCTGCTGGCACAGGACGACGAGGACTCTGGGAAGTTCCGTGAGGCAGAGCTGAAGATGAGGAAGCTGTTTGGTATGCCCGAGGAGGAGAAGCTGGTCAACTACTACTCCTGCAGCTACTGGAAGGGTCGTGTGCCGCGGCAGGGCTGGCTCTACCTCACTGTCAACCACATCTGCTTCTACTCCTTCCTTCTAggaaaagagg tGACTCTGGTGGTGCAGTGGACGGACGTGACTCAGCTGGAGAAGAACGCCACGCTGTTGTTCCCGGAGAGTGTGCGCGTGAGCACGCGCGGCACGCAGCACTTCTTCTCTATGTTCCTGAACATCAACGACACCTTCAAGCTCATGGAGCAGCTGGCCAACATCGCCATGCGCCAGCTGTTGGACAACGAGGCCTTCTCCGCCGACCGCACGCTGCCCAAGCCCTGCAAGACGCTCAAGAATGTCTCTGCACTCAAGAG GGACCTGGATGCCAGGGCAAAGAATGAGCGCTACCGGGCCCTGTTCCGTCTGACCCAGGACGAGCGTCTGGACGGGCACACGGACTGCACGCTCTGGACGCCCTTTGCCAAGATGCATGTGGTGGGCCAGATGTTTGTGTCCAACAACTACATCTGCTTCGCTAGCCGAGAGGAGGACATGTGCCAGCTCATTATCCCTCTGAGGGAG GTGTCAATTGTTGAGAAGGCGGACAGCAGCAGCGTCCTCCCCAGCCCGCTGTCCATCAGCACCAAGAACAAGACGAACTTCCTGTTTGCCAATCTGAAAGACCGGGACTTCCTTGTGCAGCGCATCTCCGACTTTCTGCAGCGCACCCCCGAGCGACTGTGGAGCGAAGGCGATCAGCTCCCGCTGAGCGGCCAATCAGTGAGTCAGTCATTCAGTCGCTGGAGCAGACAATTGGCCGATTTAGGTCTCAGTCAGCAG GAGACTCCGAGCCCCACCACCCCAACCTTTCCGTCCAGCCCTCCCTCTCTGGGGTCGGGGGAGCCCCTGCATCGCTACTACAGCTCTGACCTGCCCACCGCCAAGCATGGCCTCCTCCACATCTACCAGAAGGACGCgccagaggaggagatgggcCCCAAGGCT GCCaaagagaagatgaaggaggagTCCTGGAACATCCACTTCTTTGAGTTTGGGCGTGGAGTGTGCATGTACCGCACCTCCAAGACCCGGGAGCTGGTGCTGAACGGCATCCCAGAGAGCCTGAGGGGAGAGCTGTGGCTGCTCTTCTCTG GAGCTCAGAATGAGATGGCCACTCACCCGGGTTATTACGCCGAGCTGGTGGAGCAGGCCATGGGCCGCTGCAATCTGGCCACGGAGGAGATCGAGAGGGACCTGCACCGCTCCATGCCCGAGCACCATGCCTTCCAGAACGAGATGGGCATTGCCGCGCTCCGGCGCGTACTCACGGCGTACGCCTACCGCAACCCTAATATCGGCTACTGCCAG gcaaTGAACATAGTGACGTCTGTGTTGTTGTTATactgcacagaggaggaggcatTTTGGCTGCTGGTGGccctgtgtgagagaatgttACCTGATTACTATAACACCAGGgttgtag ggGCTCTGGTGGACcagggtgtgtttgaggagcTGACGCGTGAGTGCCTGCCGCTGCTGTACGAGCACATGCAGGACCTGGGCGTGATCTCCACCATCTCGCTGTCCTGGTTCCTCACGCTCTTCCTCAGCGTCATGCCCTTCCACAGCGCCGTGCTGCTGGTCGACTGCTTCTTCTACGAGGGCATCAAGCTCATCTTCCAGGTCTCCCTGGCCGTGCTGCATGCCAACATGGAGCAGCTCATGGCCAGCAACGACGAGGGGGAGGCCATGACCATCCTGGGCAG GTATCTAGATAATGTTGTGAACAAGCAGACGGTGTCTCCGCCCATTCCCCACCTCCATGCCCTGCTGACCAGTGGGGATGAGCCGCCCCCTGAGATTGATGTCTTTGAGCTCGTCAAGTCGTCCTATGAG AAGTTTGGCAGCCTCCGCGCTGATGTTATCGAGCAGATGAGGTTCAAGCAGAGGTTAAAGGTCATCCAGTCCCTGGAGGACACGGCCAAAAgaagtgtg gtgagggcCATCATGACTGACTCGGCCTTCAGCATCGAGGAGCTGGAGGATCTGTATGTTCTGTTCAAG gcCAAGCACATCATGAGCTGCTACTGGGGCGCGAGCAGCACTGCGACGGAGCGCCACGACCCGAGCCTGCCCTACCTGGAGCAGTACCGCATCGACCCGGGCCAGTTTGGCGAGCTCTTCTCGGTACTGGGGCCCTGGGGCTGCGGCGTGCACACGGCCACGCTGTCCTCCCGGCTCTTCCGCCTGCTCGACCAGAACAAGGACGGCCTCATCAACTTCAAGGAGTTTGTCACTGGCCTCA GCGGAATGTATCATGGAGACATGACCGAGAAGCTCAAGATCCTGTACAAACTCCATCTGCCTCCAG ccttgtGTCCAGAAGAGGCAGAGTCCGCACTGGAGGCCACACAATTCTTTACAGACGATGACACACCCGAGG ATTCTCCCTTCCTGTCTCATCTGGATTTCCTGGTGCAGGAAGTCACTGAAG gtgaaGAGGTTAAGGAGGCAGGAGACTCTGGAAATGGAGACTCTGAAGACAAGAAAG AGGAGAAAGTAAAGGACTATAAATATTACCTGAGGATGTGGGCCAAAGAGAAGGAACCCAAAAAAGAGACCATCAAAGACCTGCCCAGGATGAACCAG GAGCAGTTTATTGAGCTCTGTAAGACGCTCTACAACATGTTCAGCGAGGACCCTCTGGAGCAGGAGCTGTACCATGCCATTGCCACTGTGGCCAGCCTGCTGCTGCGCATTGGTGAGGTGGGCAAGAAGTTTACCAACAATGGGGCCAACAAGAAAGTTCTAGAACCCcaacctcagcctcagccttcAGTCGACGGCCCCGAGAAGGAAGACTCCAATGGGGAAGGCAGCTCGGCACAGTCCCTAATCTGCAAGGCCCTGGCGGAGGCCCAGCTGGAGTCAGTGGGGCCCCCAGGTGCGACGTCAGGAGCCGGAGGCTCGGACGAGGAAGGGAAGGACGACACGTCGGTCTCGTCCTATTCGGTCGTGAGTGCCGGCGAGCTGCAGTGCGAGGACATCGCCGACGACACCGTGCTGGTCGGCTGTGGTGGAAATGGGTCAGGGGATAGGAGGCGAGGGAGCGCGCCGGATGCCGACTGGTCCATCACCTTTGAGCAAGTTCTGGCCTCCATGCTGACGGAGCCGGTCCTGGTGGACTACTTTGAGAGGAAGCGGGACATCCTagccaagatggctgcctgcAAGATGCAGAGGGCTGTGGAGAGGCAGACCAGCTCCTCGAGCGACCACGAGCTGGCCCAACTCTCCACTTga